A stretch of the Methanobacterium veterum genome encodes the following:
- a CDS encoding 5-formyltetrahydrofolate cyclo-ligase, with protein MITEEKEKVRNLIWSTLENNNLSQQTKSPYGRIPDFSGSTEAARMLRSTEEWKNAEVIFSSPDTAQIKVREFALLDKKLLIMASPKLKDGFLLIDPFSIKGNEDTASTIKGAFKFGKKIHELTKLRFVLRNQRFREFPKVNLVIEGSVAVDKSGNRLGKGGGYGDREISELISEKAITPSTPVVTTVHEIQIIGEVPTEEHDQKINMIVTPERVIRIN; from the coding sequence ATGATAACCGAAGAGAAAGAAAAAGTAAGAAACCTAATCTGGAGCACTTTAGAGAATAATAATTTATCCCAACAAACTAAATCTCCCTATGGAAGAATACCTGATTTTTCAGGCTCGACTGAAGCTGCCAGAATGTTAAGAAGCACTGAAGAATGGAAAAATGCGGAAGTTATCTTCTCAAGTCCAGATACAGCTCAGATAAAAGTCCGTGAATTTGCACTGTTAGATAAAAAGCTGTTAATTATGGCTTCACCCAAGCTTAAAGATGGATTCCTTTTAATAGATCCATTTAGCATTAAAGGGAATGAAGATACAGCATCAACCATAAAAGGCGCTTTTAAATTTGGGAAAAAAATTCATGAACTTACGAAACTTCGTTTCGTGCTCCGAAATCAAAGATTTCGAGAGTTCCCTAAGGTAAATCTAGTAATTGAAGGTTCTGTTGCAGTTGATAAATCTGGAAACAGGCTTGGAAAAGGAGGGGGCTACGGTGATAGAGAAATATCAGAGCTAATTTCTGAAAAAGCTATTACACCAAGTACTCCAGTTGTAACTACTGTCCATGAAATCCAGATTATAGGCGAAGTCCCCACAGAAGAGCATGATCAAAAAATAAACATGATAGTGACACCTGAAAGGGTAATCAGGATCAATTGA
- a CDS encoding secondary thiamine-phosphate synthase enzyme YjbQ has translation MIFTKTIHIETEKPGDIINLTHKIEGAVGESKISNGIVHVFAPHATAVFALTELESNLREDIEKLLDNITPKEVWKHDVNAYSHLRSMLLPPDRTLPVRNGRVIKGTWQDLFFIEADTSGRLRKIEVTVIGE, from the coding sequence ATGATTTTTACAAAAACTATCCATATAGAAACTGAAAAACCGGGAGATATTATTAATTTAACACATAAAATTGAAGGTGCAGTAGGCGAGTCTAAGATCAGTAATGGTATTGTACATGTCTTTGCTCCACATGCCACTGCAGTTTTTGCTTTAACAGAACTTGAGAGTAATTTAAGGGAAGATATTGAAAAATTACTTGATAATATAACTCCAAAAGAAGTATGGAAGCATGATGTAAACGCTTATTCACACCTCAGGTCAATGCTTCTTCCTCCAGATAGAACACTTCCAGTAAGGAATGGAAGAGTCATTAAAGGAACGTGGCAGGATTTATTTTTTATAGAAGCAGATACTTCAGGCAGGTTAAGAAAAATAGAGGTAACTGTTATTGGGGAATAA
- a CDS encoding PAS domain-containing protein — translation MIRAGNYSFGENFEIFDNLLEGVSVYEPVYDDKGKIHDFIVKYVNSAAIAGSGNSCKYYIDKYISNLYGSDVLELHFKMYEDLIVTAKSKIFKAYLPPLNRYYQISGFSTRDGLFVLLGVDITDHEKIGRGLNCTGDTSEIEDHKKEPNDKLKSEIKDGNIKKILKENEEKFRLIFNRADDMISLNLMNEDGTPGKFIEINDTGIKRLGYSKEEFLNMTPYDIDREYETRRALAKPTKEHHVTFETVHTTKDSQRIPVEITAHIINYNGKNVGLSISRDISERKKAEDSLKESENRYRKLLENCFDAVVFHSEGKVIWANNTAMDLLGVKNTEKLANMSLIDFVHPDYKEIVIERINNMVENKAVPPIEEKFLSVDGKVIDVEVLAAGFTYNRKKAVQVVFRDISKRKETEKALKDFAILQAKIMRALKDSEEKFRLIFNNANDMISLSEIDANGMPGKYIEINEVGVERLGYAKEELLNMSPVDIVAPDKRAEMPFNAVALTKNGYSNFEIVHITKDGRRIPVEVNGHTIKYKGKKVYLTVCRDITRHKLLVNALKESEEKFREIFHNANDMITLHKMNENGMPGKFIEVNEVGCNRLGYTNEEFQNISPVNIVAPDKRVEMASHAIEIWTNGYAKFEIVHITKDGKRIPVEINTHIFKFRGETVALGISRDITERKDAEEKLKKLLNKLSYLNEESEQFIYTTANYLQEHLEIITDITKQLKHDYEDKLDVNIENSINCIADESDHLKQMILNLLE, via the coding sequence ATGATAAGGGCAGGTAATTACTCATTTGGGGAAAATTTTGAAATATTTGACAATCTGCTTGAAGGTGTGTCGGTTTACGAACCAGTGTATGATGATAAAGGTAAAATTCATGATTTTATCGTGAAATATGTTAATTCTGCCGCAATAGCTGGCTCTGGTAATTCATGTAAGTATTATATTGATAAATATATTAGTAATTTATATGGATCAGATGTTTTAGAACTTCATTTTAAAATGTATGAAGATCTGATAGTCACTGCTAAAAGCAAAATCTTTAAAGCTTATTTGCCTCCATTAAATAGGTATTATCAAATTTCAGGATTTTCAACTCGTGATGGCCTTTTCGTCTTGCTGGGAGTAGACATTACTGATCATGAAAAAATAGGAAGAGGCTTAAATTGTACAGGTGATACTTCGGAGATTGAAGATCATAAAAAAGAACCCAATGATAAACTAAAAAGTGAAATTAAAGATGGAAATATAAAAAAAATATTAAAGGAAAATGAGGAAAAATTTCGTTTAATATTTAATAGAGCAGATGATATGATCAGTTTGAATCTGATGAATGAAGATGGTACACCAGGGAAATTTATTGAAATAAATGATACAGGTATTAAACGATTAGGCTATAGTAAGGAAGAATTTTTGAATATGACTCCTTATGATATAGATAGGGAATATGAAACTCGAAGAGCCCTCGCAAAACCAACTAAAGAACATCACGTAACATTTGAAACTGTCCATACAACTAAAGACTCTCAAAGGATACCTGTAGAAATCACTGCCCACATTATTAATTACAATGGAAAAAATGTCGGCCTTTCAATTTCTCGAGATATAAGTGAACGTAAAAAAGCAGAGGATTCGTTGAAAGAAAGTGAAAACCGCTACCGTAAATTACTGGAGAATTGTTTTGATGCAGTTGTGTTTCACAGTGAAGGAAAAGTTATCTGGGCAAATAATACTGCAATGGATCTTTTAGGTGTAAAAAACACTGAAAAACTTGCAAATATGTCTTTGATTGATTTTGTACATCCAGATTATAAGGAGATAGTAATAGAACGTATAAATAATATGGTAGAAAACAAAGCTGTTCCACCAATAGAAGAAAAATTTTTATCGGTAGATGGAAAAGTCATAGATGTAGAAGTTTTAGCAGCTGGATTCACCTATAACAGGAAAAAGGCAGTTCAAGTTGTTTTTCGTGATATAAGTAAACGTAAAGAGACAGAAAAAGCACTTAAAGATTTTGCAATACTGCAGGCAAAGATCATGAGGGCTTTAAAAGATAGTGAGGAAAAATTCCGTTTGATATTTAATAATGCAAACGATATGATTTCTTTAAGTGAAATCGATGCCAATGGAATGCCGGGGAAATATATTGAAATAAATGAAGTCGGTGTTGAAAGATTAGGTTATGCTAAAGAAGAATTATTAAATATGAGTCCTGTTGATATAGTTGCTCCCGATAAAAGGGCAGAAATGCCGTTTAATGCAGTAGCATTAACCAAAAATGGTTACAGCAATTTTGAGATAGTTCATATTACTAAAGACGGCAGAAGAATACCCGTGGAAGTTAATGGACATACAATTAAATATAAAGGAAAAAAAGTTTACCTTACAGTTTGTCGGGATATAACAAGACATAAACTACTGGTTAATGCTTTAAAAGAAAGTGAAGAGAAGTTCAGGGAAATATTTCATAATGCAAATGACATGATCACATTGCATAAAATGAATGAAAATGGGATGCCTGGAAAGTTCATTGAAGTAAACGAAGTGGGATGCAATCGATTGGGTTATACAAATGAAGAATTTCAGAATATATCCCCTGTAAACATTGTAGCTCCAGATAAACGAGTAGAAATGGCAAGCCACGCCATAGAAATTTGGACCAATGGATATGCTAAATTTGAGATAGTTCACATAACTAAAGACGGTAAAAGAATACCTGTAGAAATAAATACTCACATTTTTAAATTTAGAGGGGAAACAGTAGCTCTTGGTATTTCCCGTGATATTACAGAACGTAAGGATGCTGAAGAAAAGTTGAAAAAACTCTTAAATAAATTAAGTTATTTAAATGAAGAATCTGAACAATTTATTTATACAACTGCCAATTATCTACAAGAACACCTGGAAATCATTACAGACATTACAAAACAGTTAAAACATGATTATGAAGATAAATTAGACGTTAATATTGAAAATTCCATTAATTGTATCGCAGATGAAAGTGATCACTTAAAACAGATGATACTTAATTTGTTGGAATGA
- the feoB gene encoding ferrous iron transport protein B, with product MAGYGENEPQKSLNGKGHGKRHQNRHRHGKNNKKAADFTIALAGNANVGKSVIFNDLTGSNQIIGNWPGKTIERAEGKLHFEGYDIDVIDLPGIYSFSTYSLEEIVSREYIALEKPDVVINVVDAAVLERNLFFTMQLVEMEVPLVICVNQIDIAKQKGINIDTEKLQAALGVPVVATVAVRGEGLHELMETAIETAEKKENKFTIQEYGSEVENRIKKLTDLIRSKNLDLGYPSRWIAIKLIENDPEIQKLVKSKSEEVANLAYNLAGEIEDIHREPSFSVIASERYALANRIAEGAQMQSEIKITFSEKLDRIVTHRVYGYITSALVIGGLLLWTFVVGNFFSGLLSDAFSFFQPVDPQISGGLVSVLWNGAFGGIVAGVTLVIPFVVPFYIMLSLIENSGILTRVAFMMDTLMHKIGLHGKALIPMILGYGCNVPAIDQTRILETRRERLLASFAITFAPCAARTIIVLGLVAVFVNIWWAIALYAIDLAIIFIMGRIALKVVPGESTGLIMEMHSFKVPSLSTALKQTWTRTKSLIYLVLPIYVIASALIQALYVLGVLGPINAALTPITVMWLGLPAISGILLIFGIVRKEFVLLMLVTLVGPNLAAFLTPVQFIVLALVSMLFIPCLSTITILIREFGVKAATYISAANLITAIVIGGVAFRVLSLVF from the coding sequence TTGGCTGGATACGGCGAAAACGAACCTCAAAAATCATTGAATGGGAAAGGCCACGGGAAAAGGCACCAAAATAGACATAGGCACGGGAAAAATAATAAAAAGGCAGCTGATTTTACAATTGCACTTGCAGGAAACGCTAATGTTGGTAAAAGTGTTATTTTTAATGATCTTACAGGTTCCAACCAGATTATAGGGAACTGGCCTGGAAAAACAATTGAAAGGGCAGAGGGTAAACTTCATTTTGAAGGTTATGACATCGATGTAATTGATTTACCTGGAATATATTCTTTTTCTACATATTCACTGGAAGAAATTGTATCAAGGGAATATATTGCACTGGAAAAACCTGATGTTGTCATTAATGTTGTTGATGCTGCTGTTTTAGAGAGAAATCTATTTTTTACAATGCAGCTTGTGGAAATGGAAGTGCCATTGGTTATATGTGTTAATCAGATTGATATAGCAAAACAAAAAGGAATTAATATCGATACTGAAAAACTGCAGGCAGCATTAGGAGTACCAGTTGTTGCTACTGTAGCTGTAAGGGGAGAAGGACTACATGAACTAATGGAAACAGCCATAGAAACAGCAGAAAAAAAAGAAAATAAATTTACTATACAGGAATATGGTAGCGAAGTAGAAAATAGAATAAAAAAATTAACTGATTTAATTAGGTCTAAAAATCTTGATCTAGGGTATCCATCCCGTTGGATAGCTATAAAACTGATAGAAAACGATCCTGAAATCCAGAAGTTAGTGAAATCCAAATCTGAAGAGGTTGCTAATTTAGCATATAATCTAGCAGGGGAAATAGAAGATATCCATAGAGAACCTTCTTTTTCAGTTATTGCATCTGAAAGATATGCCCTTGCAAACAGGATTGCAGAAGGAGCTCAGATGCAGAGTGAAATAAAGATCACATTTTCAGAGAAACTGGACAGGATAGTTACACATAGGGTCTACGGTTATATCACTTCTGCTCTGGTAATAGGCGGACTGCTTTTATGGACATTTGTAGTTGGAAATTTCTTTTCAGGTTTGCTTTCAGACGCTTTCAGCTTCTTCCAGCCTGTAGATCCTCAAATAAGTGGAGGTTTAGTTAGTGTTCTGTGGAACGGTGCATTTGGAGGTATTGTAGCAGGAGTTACACTTGTTATACCGTTTGTAGTTCCATTTTATATAATGCTCAGTCTAATTGAAAATTCTGGAATATTGACCAGGGTTGCATTTATGATGGATACACTTATGCATAAAATAGGGCTGCATGGAAAGGCACTTATCCCTATGATCCTTGGTTATGGGTGTAATGTTCCAGCTATTGACCAGACCCGTATTTTAGAAACAAGACGTGAAAGACTGCTTGCATCGTTTGCAATTACATTTGCGCCATGTGCAGCAAGAACAATTATAGTTCTTGGTCTTGTAGCGGTTTTTGTCAATATATGGTGGGCGATTGCACTTTATGCCATTGACCTTGCAATTATATTTATAATGGGCAGAATTGCTTTAAAAGTGGTTCCTGGCGAGTCAACCGGATTGATAATGGAAATGCATTCATTTAAAGTACCATCCCTATCAACTGCACTCAAACAGACATGGACACGGACTAAATCACTGATTTATCTTGTACTTCCAATATATGTTATAGCCAGTGCACTTATACAGGCTCTGTATGTTCTCGGCGTTTTAGGACCTATAAATGCTGCTTTAACTCCTATTACAGTTATGTGGCTGGGCCTTCCGGCAATTTCGGGCATTCTGTTGATATTTGGTATTGTTAGAAAAGAATTTGTTCTTTTAATGCTGGTGACTTTGGTTGGCCCGAATCTGGCAGCCTTTTTAACACCGGTTCAATTCATAGTGTTGGCCCTTGTGTCCATGCTGTTTATTCCATGCCTTTCCACTATCACAATATTGATCCGTGAATTTGGAGTGAAAGCTGCCACGTATATATCTGCAGCTAACCTTATCACGGCCATAGTTATTGGCGGGGTCGCGTTTAGAGTACTTTCCCTGGTATTCTAA
- a CDS encoding metal-dependent transcriptional regulator, whose translation MPKNTTISGNVEEYLELLYKLGPNGERVSTSMISENLKIAPASATQMLKKLADKGYVEYSPYKGVVLTVEGLKIAKKITRKHRLLERFLCDILKIKSDKIHDQACEMEHVLSDDAERALCHLLEQPNKCPGDSVIPECDLKFTTCEECKERKEVDVEEVGKRNENLISILDLNEHKKGRVSFIRGDHKVIRRLLDMGITIGAIISVIKVAPLGGPVEVAVRGSKLALGRDIASNVFIEACDEMGC comes from the coding sequence ATGCCAAAGAATACAACAATTAGCGGAAATGTAGAGGAATATCTTGAACTATTATACAAACTTGGCCCAAACGGAGAAAGGGTTTCAACATCAATGATTTCAGAAAATCTAAAAATTGCACCAGCAAGCGCTACCCAAATGCTTAAAAAATTAGCAGATAAAGGCTACGTAGAATACTCTCCCTATAAAGGAGTAGTATTAACTGTGGAAGGCCTTAAAATTGCAAAAAAAATCACCAGAAAGCATAGACTACTTGAAAGATTTTTATGTGACATCTTAAAGATCAAAAGTGATAAGATTCATGACCAGGCATGTGAAATGGAACATGTACTCTCTGATGATGCAGAAAGGGCGCTTTGCCATCTTTTAGAACAGCCAAATAAATGTCCTGGTGACAGCGTTATTCCAGAATGTGATTTAAAATTTACAACCTGTGAAGAATGCAAAGAAAGGAAAGAAGTAGATGTAGAAGAAGTTGGAAAGAGGAATGAAAACCTAATCTCAATACTTGACCTTAACGAACACAAAAAAGGTAGAGTAAGTTTTATAAGGGGAGATCACAAGGTAATTCGAAGGCTTCTAGATATGGGAATTACCATTGGTGCAATTATAAGTGTAATCAAAGTTGCCCCACTTGGAGGCCCTGTTGAAGTTGCAGTTAGAGGATCAAAACTTGCCCTTGGTCGAGATATAGCTTCAAACGTTTTTATTGAAGCTTGTGATGAGATGGGGTGCTGA
- a CDS encoding GMC family oxidoreductase N-terminal domain-containing protein — translation MKAIVVGSGAGGGIIAKELAKAGISVTVIEKGPSTATKKAYEHYDILNVGTEVSSTVCLGGTTLVTAGNAVRTCEDSFKKLGIDLNPEFEEIEEELSINTLPDSHFGEGTLKIMDAAMSLGLEIQKMPKFIYPDLCKPCGKCFFGCPKEAKWTSIKFIEEAKGYGAKVVENTPVTDIIVSDGKVKGVKSNDEIFEADIVILSAGAIQTPRLLQKIGLNAGNNLFVDTFVTVGGMLKNIKYNKEVTMNALIKLDNIILGPHFSEILVNKLKKYKARKKDILGLMIKIKDEPSGKVTQDNVIKFNTAEDIALLARGTAIAGAILTEAGVIPETLVSTYARGAHPGGTAAIGDIVDTNLQTEIEGLYVADASVLPEAPGAPPVVTILALSKRLAKHIINK, via the coding sequence ATGAAAGCTATAGTTGTAGGATCAGGTGCAGGTGGGGGGATCATTGCAAAAGAACTTGCTAAAGCAGGTATTTCAGTCACTGTAATTGAAAAAGGACCATCTACTGCCACTAAAAAAGCATATGAACATTATGACATATTGAACGTGGGGACCGAAGTGTCAAGTACTGTCTGTTTAGGAGGTACTACCCTTGTAACAGCAGGAAATGCTGTAAGAACCTGTGAAGACTCTTTTAAAAAATTAGGAATTGATTTAAACCCTGAATTTGAAGAAATAGAAGAAGAACTGAGCATAAATACTCTTCCAGACTCACATTTTGGAGAAGGAACCCTGAAAATAATGGACGCTGCCATGTCTTTAGGCCTGGAAATTCAAAAAATGCCCAAGTTCATATACCCGGATTTATGTAAACCCTGCGGCAAATGTTTTTTTGGCTGTCCAAAGGAAGCTAAATGGACCAGCATTAAATTTATAGAAGAAGCTAAAGGATATGGAGCGAAAGTTGTAGAAAACACCCCTGTTACTGATATTATTGTTTCTGATGGAAAAGTTAAGGGTGTAAAAAGTAATGATGAGATATTTGAAGCGGATATTGTGATCTTATCAGCAGGTGCAATACAAACACCTCGATTACTACAGAAAATAGGCCTAAATGCAGGTAACAACCTCTTTGTTGATACATTTGTTACAGTTGGAGGAATGCTTAAAAATATAAAGTACAACAAGGAAGTAACAATGAATGCCCTTATAAAATTAGACAATATTATCTTAGGCCCTCATTTTTCAGAAATTTTAGTAAATAAACTCAAAAAATATAAAGCTCGCAAAAAAGATATCCTGGGGCTTATGATTAAAATAAAAGACGAACCCTCGGGTAAAGTTACACAGGATAATGTGATAAAATTCAACACTGCAGAAGACATTGCTCTTTTAGCACGTGGAACCGCTATAGCAGGCGCAATATTAACTGAAGCAGGTGTAATTCCAGAAACACTTGTATCAACTTATGCAAGAGGAGCACACCCCGGTGGAACTGCTGCAATAGGTGATATTGTTGACACTAATTTGCAGACTGAAATAGAAGGCCTTTATGTTGCAGATGCGAGTGTTTTACCTGAAGCTCCGGGTGCACCACCTGTTGTTACTATTCTTGCACTTTCAAAAAGGCTTGCAAAACATATAATTAATAAATAA
- a CDS encoding cation-translocating P-type ATPase: MSTSPSQPSGIEEAGHTLSKEEAARKMGVFPEEGLSSTEATNRLKSYGSNILEEEKEKPAWRKWLEQYKAYMQIVLVIAAIVGLLIGEIRTFILLILLTVFIANLGYRQEAKASKSVAELNKMMKVVSKVRRDGSVTQIGADKIVPGDIVIVDAGDRVPADGRILVAANLQVEEAALTGESMAVDKKTDMITKKDIPIGDRVNMAFMNTNVTRGHGEILVTQTGMNSEVGHIATMLKEHKVGKTPLMQQIDRVTLFIIGMAVLAFICILIIGLSQGGSFTNLFNIGISLAIGSIPDALPAVVTTILAMGMVAMAKKNAIIKNLPAVETLGSTSAINSDKTGTLTMNQMTVRNISTAQHRYTVSGEGYSFDGKIKRTEGEVEENLDYVLFPCALCIDTDIKDGEVVGDPTEAALYVLAEKGGLNVREFRKNNPRIASIPFDSEYKFMATFHKMKTREGVPVIRAYIKGAPDVILGMSAYGLMPDGSASDLSVDDRKKVEEENERIASEGLRVLALAQKDFEQSSFDPDADLMPLMKGLTMTALIGEVDPPRAEAKDAIRKAKQAGVRVRMITGDHAVTAEAIGRELGIHGRTITGAEFASLTEGEALNQIDEIGVLARVAPEHKVRLVKTLKKKGNIVAMTGDGVNDAPSIKTADIGIAMGITGTDVAKGAAKMILVDDNFKTIVTAIEEGRKIYDNLQKFLRIQIANMFMFILAFLGSSIFAIAGTALFTPGQVLWVHMLVVAPIGVMFGLDMASPGIMTRKPRKHDEEIISKGMYVRLFIAGAFMAAASLYVYHMGEIHYGSMQIGQTMGLVSISLMNIFLALNLRFPKDTAFQSATFSNTRLLYAYLWILLGTILITESRIFHELFGTVSLDAYQWGICFIPAILLFIIGELFKGYLRYSNRKHHSKQE, encoded by the coding sequence ATGTCTACTTCACCATCGCAGCCTTCAGGCATTGAAGAGGCAGGGCATACATTAAGTAAAGAAGAAGCTGCAAGAAAGATGGGAGTTTTCCCTGAGGAAGGGCTTAGTTCTACTGAAGCAACCAACCGTTTAAAGAGTTATGGATCCAACATACTTGAAGAAGAAAAGGAAAAACCCGCATGGAGAAAGTGGTTAGAACAGTATAAGGCCTACATGCAGATTGTCCTCGTTATTGCAGCCATAGTGGGCCTTTTAATTGGTGAGATCAGAACTTTTATACTTCTTATTCTTTTAACAGTCTTCATTGCTAATTTGGGATATCGTCAGGAGGCTAAAGCTTCAAAAAGCGTTGCTGAACTTAATAAAATGATGAAAGTCGTTTCTAAAGTGCGCAGGGATGGTTCCGTTACCCAGATTGGTGCTGATAAAATTGTACCTGGAGATATTGTGATTGTAGATGCTGGTGATCGTGTCCCTGCTGACGGCAGGATACTGGTCGCTGCAAATCTACAGGTGGAAGAAGCAGCCCTTACTGGGGAGAGTATGGCTGTTGATAAAAAAACAGATATGATCACCAAAAAGGATATTCCAATTGGTGATAGGGTTAACATGGCTTTCATGAACACTAACGTGACCCGGGGACATGGAGAAATTTTAGTTACCCAGACAGGCATGAATTCAGAAGTAGGACATATAGCAACCATGCTTAAAGAGCATAAGGTGGGAAAAACTCCACTTATGCAGCAGATTGATAGAGTTACTCTTTTTATTATAGGGATGGCAGTACTTGCATTTATATGTATTTTAATAATTGGGCTTTCTCAGGGAGGATCATTTACAAACCTGTTTAATATAGGGATATCCCTGGCAATCGGCTCTATTCCCGATGCACTACCCGCTGTTGTAACAACCATATTGGCCATGGGGATGGTGGCAATGGCAAAGAAGAATGCGATCATCAAGAATTTGCCTGCAGTAGAAACACTTGGGTCTACTTCAGCAATCAATTCAGACAAGACAGGGACACTCACCATGAACCAGATGACCGTGAGGAATATTTCAACGGCACAGCACCGTTACACTGTCTCTGGGGAAGGGTACAGCTTCGATGGAAAGATAAAAAGAACTGAAGGTGAAGTTGAAGAAAATCTTGATTATGTCCTTTTTCCATGTGCCCTTTGTATTGACACAGATATAAAGGACGGAGAAGTAGTGGGAGATCCCACTGAGGCTGCTCTTTATGTACTTGCTGAAAAAGGAGGCTTGAACGTCAGGGAGTTCCGGAAGAATAATCCCAGAATTGCAAGCATTCCATTTGATTCTGAATACAAATTCATGGCAACATTCCATAAAATGAAAACACGAGAAGGTGTGCCAGTTATCAGAGCATATATTAAAGGGGCTCCCGATGTTATCCTTGGAATGTCTGCATATGGATTAATGCCTGATGGATCAGCCAGTGATTTAAGTGTAGATGACCGGAAAAAAGTTGAGGAAGAAAACGAAAGAATAGCAAGCGAGGGATTACGGGTTCTTGCCCTTGCACAGAAAGATTTTGAACAATCCTCCTTTGATCCTGATGCAGATTTGATGCCGCTCATGAAGGGGCTTACCATGACTGCACTTATTGGCGAAGTTGATCCTCCACGTGCAGAAGCAAAAGATGCAATTCGAAAGGCAAAACAGGCTGGAGTTAGGGTTAGAATGATTACCGGGGACCATGCAGTTACAGCTGAGGCTATTGGCCGTGAACTGGGTATTCATGGAAGGACAATCACGGGTGCAGAATTTGCATCACTAACTGAGGGGGAAGCTCTAAATCAAATCGATGAGATTGGAGTTCTTGCCAGGGTTGCACCAGAACATAAGGTCAGACTGGTGAAAACTCTTAAAAAGAAAGGTAATATAGTGGCCATGACTGGTGATGGTGTAAATGACGCGCCGTCCATTAAAACAGCAGATATAGGTATTGCAATGGGAATTACAGGCACTGATGTTGCCAAAGGGGCCGCCAAGATGATCCTTGTTGATGACAACTTTAAAACCATCGTAACTGCCATAGAAGAAGGGCGGAAGATTTACGATAACCTGCAGAAGTTTCTCAGAATCCAGATTGCCAACATGTTCATGTTCATCCTGGCATTTTTAGGTTCTTCGATATTTGCCATTGCAGGTACAGCGCTTTTCACACCAGGCCAGGTATTATGGGTTCACATGCTCGTTGTTGCACCTATTGGAGTAATGTTTGGGCTTGATATGGCATCGCCAGGCATTATGACTCGTAAACCTCGAAAACATGATGAAGAGATCATCTCGAAAGGAATGTATGTCAGATTATTTATTGCAGGTGCATTCATGGCTGCAGCATCGCTCTATGTGTATCATATGGGAGAAATACATTATGGTTCCATGCAGATTGGCCAGACTATGGGACTTGTATCAATATCACTGATGAATATCTTTCTTGCTCTAAATCTTCGATTTCCTAAAGATACAGCATTTCAAAGCGCTACCTTTTCAAATACTCGGCTTCTTTATGCGTACCTCTGGATTTTATTGGGTACAATCCTTATTACAGAATCAAGGATTTTCCATGAGCTCTTTGGCACTGTTTCACTTGATGCGTACCAGTGGGGTATATGTTTCATTCCAGCAATATTACTTTTTATTATAGGGGAGTTATTCAAGGGATATCTTCGTTACAGTAATAGAAAACATCATTCAAAGCAAGAATAA
- a CDS encoding MarR family winged helix-turn-helix transcriptional regulator — MNDEDIKIVTALFGIINNKLSKASQETLLKIYKNLTIAEASAIYAVGPDEPKTMKQIAETLGVAVSTPTRTIDRLLEKGFVNRKVGEKDRRKLLIELTPKGKKLLVDIDKENLEITKKMLNGLSDEEIETFKEILFKISENIE, encoded by the coding sequence ATGAATGATGAGGATATAAAGATAGTTACAGCTCTTTTTGGTATAATAAACAATAAATTGAGCAAAGCAAGCCAGGAAACCCTTTTAAAAATTTATAAAAATTTAACTATAGCCGAGGCAAGTGCAATTTATGCCGTGGGGCCTGATGAGCCTAAAACTATGAAACAAATTGCTGAAACCCTGGGTGTTGCAGTGAGTACTCCAACAAGAACCATAGATAGGCTGTTAGAGAAAGGGTTCGTAAACAGGAAGGTAGGAGAAAAAGACCGTAGAAAACTTTTAATTGAATTAACTCCCAAAGGTAAAAAATTACTGGTGGATATAGATAAAGAAAATTTAGAAATCACTAAAAAAATGTTAAATGGTCTTAGTGATGAAGAAATAGAAACATTTAAAGAAATATTATTTAAAATAAGTGAAAATATTGAATAA